TTCTCGTCCTATTCAAGAGGTTTGaaagatacatatttccaaaattGTTTATTATCTTTTGAATCAAGTATGAATAAAATTCTCAACATAATGATATCCTCTTAGATTTCACAAAATTTAATGCATATGCGCCTTTTACATGTAGTGTTAATTTGTCgtttaataattatattttaatatacttCATGTTTTAAATTTAAATGCTTAACATTCTAGTAAAATGAAAATATTATTCAAAATAAGATTTGAGTAGAAAAGTGTAGGGATGTAATTTTTTGATTTAAAATATTGGGAGTGTATTTGTAATTAAGTCATATTATAGAAGTATTTAGTAGTATAATTTTACCCTTAGTAATATATTCTTTTAAATTGAAATATATATAGCGTTTTGACTTTTAATGAAGATTATCAAACAAAAATACCGACTTTTCAACTCActtacactttgtttggatggttgttacaatGTTTCGTAATGTATCATATTATATCatgttgtgttgtattgtattgtattgttttGATACATATAACGTTTGAATAAATTGTATCGTTTCTCGTCATTACATAATGTTAAACATCAAAATTTTGAAGGATAAACCTACAAGAAAAGTAGGATATAGTATAGAGCTAACATAAAAATGTATGATAAAAGATAAAATATGATTACTATATAATACGTAGAGACAAAATGAGAAAGAATAATAAGGTAATGGCGCGATAACATCAAATCAGTCGTTATATAAAATGAGACTTTTCATCATTACATAACAATAGATTTACCTATATGatataataatttaaaataacaataaaaacaaacattgtatttaaactaaaagtacaaaacaaccatccaaacaagctatTAGTGTGCTCATGATTTCCTCCATCCTTCTTCCTAATAGAAATTGATTTCATTAAAACTTATCAAGATAAATCATTAGGTCATAAGAtagtattaattattaattaattataagaGGGGACTATGAGATAGTATTACCtaattcattcaatctaattacAAGGGGCTCTTAAGTAGGGTTGGAAATCACAAGGGGTGCATTATTAACTTGTTCCAAAGTTGAGGGTATGCTACTAAACCTAATCAATTTATCAAGACCCTTGACAAGACAAAATTTGTCTCCTTGGAAGAAGAAACACAGAAGACAGAATCTTGAACAGTGTCTTGGGCAATGGCGACTCCTCAAGAAGCAAAGCTCCACCAGTTTCTTCAATGGCAAGAGGTCTCCCAAAATTGTTTCTTGGAAATTTGTCTTTATACCCTTTACCATTATTTTGCATAAGTAATAATGGGTTATTCACTAACTTGGACTTCAAATTCAGTTAAACAGAGTAGAATTACGTGGTTGCAGAATCAAATACAGTGATTCCACTAAAGGCTTTGGAATTTTCTCTTCTAACCATGCATCTGATGGTAAAGTTTTGAACTTTTGCCATTTTTCTATTTTGCTTTTATATTATTGCAGCAGCATTGCTTGGTTATTTGGTTGGTAATTGAATGTGGAATTGTTGATAAGAAAGTAAGCTCAGATTAATAGAGAGCTCTTCTATTTATCTTGGTTTCTGTTGTCCATTTTGTTTCTTGATAATCATTAAATTTCTATGGTTTTTTCTTGAGCCTGTGAATATTTTGATTGATTGATTGAATATTAGTCTAGCATCATTTGTTCTTTAATATTATCCTCTGCTACGGGTTAAAAGGCATGATCTTTTGTTTGGCTTACTGCTGTTTGGATATCAATTGTCCCAGTTATTTTTTATCTTTTTCTTGTGTATATACGATTTTGTTGTTTAAAGGTGTGTTCAAGTTAAATATGCAAACATTACTTATATAAATAATGGAAGGAAATATTAATTGAGTCCTGTATCTTGGGACTTTATTCGTTTGTATTGTAGAACTTTAATTATAGAGGAATAAGATGGAAATATGTCCCGATTGTGCATGCTTATTTTGCTTCGTCAAACTGTATCAGGGATACTACTGGTGGTTCCATTAGATTTGGCTATAACTCCAATGAGGGTACTTCAAGATCCTCTTCTTGGACCTGAATGTAGGTCTATGCTCGAGGAAGGGGAAGTAGATGACAGACTCTTGATTACCTTATTTCTAACCGTGGAACACCTACGAGAAAACTCTTCATGGAAGCCGTAAGTATTAAATTAATCAGTGTTCATTCTTAGATAGAAATTAATGCATTTTGGGGTGGCAATAATTGCTAAAAGACAACAGGTACTTTGATATGCTCCCAACCACATTTGGAAATCCACTTTGGTTTTCTGACGATGAGCTTTTAGAGCTTAAAGGAACTACATTGTATCGGGCTACACAGTTGCAGGTATATTTCTTAGTATATGGCATAGTTTTAATTAGGTCTTTTTCTTTGGCCATACATAAATCCTTCGTACCTGCCACTGTGACCTTAATAAAATAAGTTGGAGACATTCCTTTCCTCTATAGCTAATTGTTTAACTAAATTAGCATGAATTTTAACCCGTTCTCCACATTCACTTTCAAGCACATGTGACCTAAGGCAGGTTTCTGTTGCAGAGGAAAACATTGCAGTCTTTATTTGATGAAAAGGTGAAGAGGTTGGCTGAGAAGCTTTTAACTCTCGATGGACATCCAGAAAGGTGTGTGCCATATCAATCTTTTATAACTAGTGATGAGTGTAGAATTTACCCTTGCCTGTCCTTAtcaaaaatcaaaaatcaaaataaaaaaatgaatttaCTATTGCCTGCGCAATACAATACTGCCAAATACGAAGTTACATACTGTAATCACCACTTTACAGTGGAGAATTACTGTGCTTAGATTCGGCTCAAAGGACCTTACATAATGTGTTGACCGCTTCTTACCTATGCATACAAGAAAACTTGGTAGCCGCAGTTTTATTGTTGTCATTATTTAAACCCTTGGCTTTTTGCTTGTAATTTGAATCATAATCTTCTCATTTGTCAACGTTACGTCAGTTGGAAATGACATTATACGCAGTCCATGCCTGCATGATTCTCTCTATGCTGAACACATACTCACTGTCGGAGTGATGATCAACAATTCATGCTAGATAGAAAGCTATATGCTGCTCACCAGTGTGCAGTGGAGAATACACATGATATTAGTATACTTGGATTTAGTGCAAACGATGTTACATACGAATGGTACTTTCTCCTTTTGAAATTGAATGGCTTCGTCAGCCAATGTGCTGGTCTTGTGGTTTTATGATGTGTTGGAGTTTATAAGTGCCTCAGTTATTTTGAACTCTTACCCTAATTTTAGATTTTTAAACTTATGATTGACAAGTTCATAACTTGTTGCTTTTTGGCAGAGATGTGAAATTTGAAGACTTTCTCTGGTACGCACCTGTCTAAAAACTAGAGTCTTTCTCGTCCTAAACAATGGCTTTCATCTTCAAAGTTCACTATTAGATTAATTTTATGTAAGCTGCTGACACGTTTTAATATTTTGGACATCACAGGGCAAACTCCATATTTTGGAGTCGAGCACTAAATATCCCTTTTCCACGCGGTTATATATTTCCTGTGGATTCAGAAGGACAAGATAGCGGCAGTTCTAGCAAAGTCGTAAATTCTGGGACACTTGCTAATGGCTGCGGCAGTTTATCTAATGGAGAGTCTGCAAAAGGTGAGGTCAATGCTCATTGTCTTTAGAATATGTTTCTTCCAGCAACTTCCcctctccaaaaaaaaaaggaattttatTCTTTCTTGGTAGTATGAGATCTAGTTCTGTGTATAATTTTGAGCACCTATGATTTCAGTACCCGAGTATGATGTGCTCCAAGATAAAGTTGCTTCCGCTGCTTCCATCTCACAAGGAGAGATCGTTTGGGTGGAAGGTCTGGTACCAGGCATTGATTTTTGCAACCATGGTAAATCTAGCAGTCCCTTGGTACCACCTATTCTTGGATTAGTTCTCTGAAAATTCTGCTCTGCAATTATTTATTtgaactatttaataatttctaACTGATCAATGTGATTATATGCATGTGTAATGGAACCGGTCACCGAAATACAAATATGCAGAAAGAGCTAAAAGATGTCTCCTGACTTGTTTCTTCCCTGATATCTGTAACATCTAAGGGCTGTTTGTTTCACCTGTTTCCTTTCTCCGTTGGCTTCAACTTTTTCAAATGTGTAGATAcatcatgcatatataatgcTATCTTGTCTCTCCAGGACCATAAAAGAAACTTATTCTAGGCATTTCTCTTCAATTAGGAGAAAGTACCACAAGATTGACTTCAATTGCAAGACTTGTGCAGCTGTTGTTTACTGTGTCGATTCTATTCAACTAGCCTTCCTTCTTCTGCAAACTCCTTTCCAAGAAATTATGATTTTGGCTTTATTTTGAAATGGATAGTGTGGATTCATATGCCGGCCCCAATTAACTTGGGATTGAGGCGTAGTAGTTGTTTGATCACAAAGAACTCTTGATGTTGATCTGTTTCGCTTTCTGTTAAAATTGCTCCATAGATTTCAAAGCTGCAGCAACATGGGAAGTTGATGGAACAGGATCAACAACTGGAGTTCCTTTCTCCATGTACCTTCTTTCTGGTAGAATCCTTAACCAATAATTCATAATTTTCTTACATTCTCAAAACAATAATTCATAATTTTCTTAGTATATGTTTTATTTACTATGCACTCTTTGCTAGTTGGCCAACTAACTCGTGTGTTTCCTGATTAAAAAGCTGGAGAAAATCCTTCCCAGATTGAGAAAGAGATATCAATTAGCTATGGTAACAAGGGAAATGAGGTACATTGATTCACCTGTTATGTGAGATTTCATACACCAAATTTAGCAAATGAAACATTGCTTTGCTTAATTGTGCTGATGATGCCTTTTGCCATTGATGAGTTATCTGGTAGCTTTAGTATGTTTACCACTGTTCATCATTGTTTATTATTAAAGTGGATCTGCTGAGACAGAAAGTTACATTCCTAAATGGTGGCTGGGCTGTTACATTAGTGAGCCAATCCTGATGTCTAACTGGCTTtggtgtacaacaacaacaacaacataccacaaagtggggtctagggagggtagagtgtacgcagaccttacccctaccttgggaggtagagaggctatttccggTAGACCCTCAGCACAAGGAGGCTTAGGTGTAATAAGTAGAAAATAATGCAGTTTTTAGTCTTATTGCCCTTTTATGGATCATAAAGCAGTAGAAAAGCATTTTTGGATCTTTGTTTTGGCTAGGCTGTTTGTCGATGTTTGACAGACTTCAGTCTAACTTCTTTACTTGAAGAAGGAAAAGAATGAATCTTCCTGGCAGAGAAAGGTGGagggctggggggggggggggggggggggtcggacCAGAATAAAGGATCTGTgatctctttctcttttttttttttttttttttaattttacatGCAAGGTTCTCAAAGTATGAGACAGAATGGGTTTTTTTTATGGAGTGTACTGTTGCTAATTTAGTTGTTATCAGTTGGTATCCTGCTTGATTGCAATTTACTGCATTAAATCTAACTTTGTGAAGCATACGCTTTATGATTTTGCATTAGGCTTTTGAAACCATCTACCAAAGTCAATTTATCCTTTTCATAATTCTGAGAATAGGtttatctttctttttcttcctgTTCTTATTCTTTTTGTGTTTCATGTTAACATAGGTGGTTATCTTGTGACAGGAACTGCTGTACCTGTATGGATTCGTCATGAATGATAATCCTGATGACTATCTCATGGTAGCCTATCTGAAcgaatattaagtattatgaatcATTACTGGTTGCAACACATGCTTGATCTAGTCTTCATTCATGTTATAACATGGCCAATGTTAAGAAGTAGAGGTCTGCGTCGACTAAATTGCAGTATTCAAGGTCTTAATTAAAATCTGGGCTTCACCTAGTATAGTGGATGTCTGCTGGCATTCTTTAAAAACATATCAAGCTAGGGCCTTTGTTCGTTATGCTGTTCAGTCCATGTTTAATGTCAAGCCTCATAGCTATAATTGAATGTGCTTCATCAAGACACTTTGAGCGTTAAGAGGTCTTCTTTGAGTGGAACCTCATGGAGCACTGAGCATTAAGAGGTCCA
The sequence above is a segment of the Lycium barbarum isolate Lr01 chromosome 6, ASM1917538v2, whole genome shotgun sequence genome. Coding sequences within it:
- the LOC132645650 gene encoding uncharacterized protein LOC132645650 isoform X1, coding for MATPQEAKLHQFLQWQELNRVELRGCRIKYSDSTKGFGIFSSNHASDGILLVVPLDLAITPMRVLQDPLLGPECRSMLEEGEVDDRLLITLFLTVEHLRENSSWKPYFDMLPTTFGNPLWFSDDELLELKGTTLYRATQLQRKTLQSLFDEKVKRLAEKLLTLDGHPERDVKFEDFLWANSIFWSRALNIPFPRGYIFPVDSEGQDSGSSSKVVNSGTLANGCGSLSNGESAKVPEYDVLQDKVASAASISQGEIVWVEGLVPGIDFCNHDFKAAATWEVDGTGSTTGVPFSMYLLSAGENPSQIEKEISISYGNKGNEELLYLYGFVMNDNPDDYLMVNYPMEAIQNVDFAESKAQLLEAQKAELRCLLPRSLLNRGFFPPSDASADDKDKCISSQVCNYSWSGQRKIPSYLHKLVFPADFLNALRTVAMKEDELYRVSSLLEELVGSGGERQPTDTEVQAAIWEACGDSGALQLLVDLLNMKMLDLEEGSGTEENDAELLEKACTAEIPEERIESGTNGTVQNHLRSRNRRSSIIYRRGQKQLTRLFLKEAEQALQLALTEEL
- the LOC132645650 gene encoding uncharacterized protein LOC132645650 isoform X2, yielding MLEEGEVDDRLLITLFLTVEHLRENSSWKPYFDMLPTTFGNPLWFSDDELLELKGTTLYRATQLQRKTLQSLFDEKVKRLAEKLLTLDGHPERDVKFEDFLWANSIFWSRALNIPFPRGYIFPVDSEGQDSGSSSKVVNSGTLANGCGSLSNGESAKVPEYDVLQDKVASAASISQGEIVWVEGLVPGIDFCNHDFKAAATWEVDGTGSTTGVPFSMYLLSAGENPSQIEKEISISYGNKGNEELLYLYGFVMNDNPDDYLMVNYPMEAIQNVDFAESKAQLLEAQKAELRCLLPRSLLNRGFFPPSDASADDKDKCISSQVCNYSWSGQRKIPSYLHKLVFPADFLNALRTVAMKEDELYRVSSLLEELVGSGGERQPTDTEVQAAIWEACGDSGALQLLVDLLNMKMLDLEEGSGTEENDAELLEKACTAEIPEERIESGTNGTVQNHLRSRNRRSSIIYRRGQKQLTRLFLKEAEQALQLALTEEL